The Osmia bicornis bicornis chromosome 12, iOsmBic2.1, whole genome shotgun sequence genome includes a region encoding these proteins:
- the LOC114873216 gene encoding tax1-binding protein 3 homolog, translating to MCAKMAFQHQAGTAMECLSIPITLHKETEVDENGGEVTKCGFKIAGGIDQDFRRSPQGYTDNGIYITEVHEGSAAAKSGLRMHDKILQCNGYDFTMVTHKKAVAYIMKHPVLNLLVARKGVTST from the exons ATGTGCGCGAAAATGGCTTTTCAGCATCAGGCTGGTACTGCTATGGAATGTTTAAGC ATACCTATCACTTTACACAAGGAAACAGAAGTTGATGAAAATGGTGGGGAAGTAACAAAATGTGGTTTTAAAATTGCTGGTGGAATTGATCAAGATTTTAGGAGAAGCCCGCAAGGCTATACAGATAAC GGTATATATATAACAGAAGTACACGAAGGATCAGCAGCAGCAAAGAGCGGTCTCCGTATGCatgataaaattttacaatgcAACGGATATGACTTTACAATGGTAACTCATAAAAAGGCAGTAGCGTATATTATGAAACATCCAGTATTAAATCTATTAGTAGCCCGCAAAGGAGTAACCAGTACTTAA